In Spirochaeta isovalerica, one DNA window encodes the following:
- a CDS encoding YgiQ family radical SAM protein, which yields MSFLPVNKQDMEKRGWDQCDFILISGDAYVDHPSWGGAVISRVLEAEGFRVGIIAQPDWKNTDAFRCLGEPRLAFLVTAGNIDSMVNHYSVGKKPRRDDLYSPGGKSGYRPDRATIVYTGQCKAAYKGIPVIIGGIEASLRRLSHYDYWSDKVRRSILLDSKADMLIYGMGEKQIRTIAGLMNKGVPLNNMTNIRGTVFRTSSLEKIKEHEVLPSYEDIKDNKKLYARSFAVQYGNTDPHYGKILVEKAGNQWAVQNPPEFPLSSDEFDRVYELPYVKEAHPVYEKEGGIPALKEIKFSLIHNRGCFGSCSFCALTFHQGRIVTDRSNDSVVREAENLRNLKGFKGNIHDVGGPTADFTGPSCKRQEKSGSCPDRQCLYPKPCRNLNADHSSYVDLLRRLRDIDGIKKVFIRSGVRFDYILADKDDTFFREMCRHHISGQLKIAPEHVSSRVLKLMGKPDHRVFEEFTAKYIKINKELNKDQYIIPYFISSHPGSGLKEAVELAEYLRDMKFTPDQVQDFYPTPGTLSTAMYFTGIHPLTGEKVYVARDSEEKAMQRALLQFRKKENLTLVRKALRKAGRGDLIGRGPKCLVN from the coding sequence ATGAGTTTTTTACCAGTCAATAAACAAGATATGGAGAAAAGGGGATGGGATCAGTGCGATTTCATTCTCATCTCCGGAGATGCCTATGTGGATCATCCCTCCTGGGGCGGCGCCGTTATCTCCCGGGTTCTGGAAGCCGAGGGCTTTCGTGTCGGGATAATCGCCCAGCCGGATTGGAAAAATACAGATGCTTTCCGGTGTCTGGGAGAACCGCGCCTCGCCTTTCTGGTGACAGCCGGAAACATAGACTCCATGGTCAATCATTACTCTGTCGGCAAGAAACCGCGCCGCGATGATCTGTACTCCCCCGGCGGGAAGAGCGGATATAGACCCGACAGAGCTACAATCGTCTACACGGGACAGTGCAAAGCCGCCTATAAGGGGATTCCCGTTATCATCGGAGGTATTGAAGCATCTCTGCGCAGACTCTCACATTATGATTACTGGTCCGATAAAGTCCGCCGTTCCATACTATTGGATTCCAAGGCGGATATGCTCATATACGGTATGGGTGAGAAGCAGATCAGGACCATTGCCGGGCTTATGAATAAAGGCGTTCCGCTGAATAATATGACCAATATTAGAGGGACGGTTTTCCGAACATCATCACTTGAGAAGATCAAAGAGCATGAAGTTCTTCCATCCTATGAGGATATTAAGGATAATAAAAAGCTCTACGCCCGCAGTTTTGCGGTTCAGTATGGCAATACGGATCCCCATTACGGAAAAATCCTTGTGGAGAAAGCCGGAAACCAGTGGGCTGTTCAGAATCCACCGGAATTCCCTCTCTCATCAGATGAATTTGACCGGGTGTACGAACTGCCTTATGTCAAAGAAGCCCATCCCGTCTATGAAAAAGAAGGCGGTATTCCCGCGTTGAAAGAGATTAAGTTTTCTCTGATACACAACCGGGGATGCTTCGGCAGTTGCAGCTTCTGCGCCTTGACCTTTCATCAGGGGCGGATTGTAACGGACCGATCCAACGATTCGGTTGTGCGGGAGGCGGAAAATCTCAGGAATCTGAAAGGATTCAAGGGGAATATCCACGATGTGGGCGGCCCCACGGCCGACTTTACCGGCCCGTCGTGCAAACGGCAGGAGAAAAGCGGGTCCTGTCCCGACAGGCAATGCCTCTATCCGAAACCCTGCAGGAATCTCAATGCCGACCACAGTTCCTATGTGGATCTGCTGAGACGACTGAGGGATATCGACGGCATTAAAAAAGTTTTTATCCGTTCCGGTGTCCGGTTCGACTATATACTTGCCGACAAAGATGACACCTTTTTCCGGGAGATGTGCCGCCATCATATCAGCGGGCAGTTGAAGATTGCTCCCGAACACGTTTCATCCAGGGTCCTCAAACTGATGGGTAAGCCGGACCACAGGGTTTTTGAAGAGTTTACAGCAAAATATATAAAGATCAATAAAGAGCTGAATAAAGACCAGTATATCATTCCCTATTTCATATCCTCCCATCCGGGATCGGGTTTGAAAGAGGCCGTTGAGCTGGCCGAGTATCTGAGAGATATGAAGTTTACCCCCGATCAGGTTCAGGATTTTTATCCCACGCCGGGGACGCTTTCCACTGCTATGTACTTTACAGGCATTCATCCGCTGACCGGAGAAAAAGTGTATGTGGCGCGGGA
- a CDS encoding putative PEP-binding protein, whose product MNEIYSFSSEEYTNDPDMIETMGIRGKRIMDLARLGVPTLPGFILSNEFLATEEDSPKEHAANIKQAVNKMGKLLDKKFGDPQNPLLIKMVVSPMLNMVYTVFSLHNIGLCDTTIDGFAAYVGESFAYHEYRNVISRIIELDLKSTTEEDRKKTLETLLGKVQKAKAVTKIKQIIEEAKEYYPLDIFTDAWKQIEFAENLYKRFFEGNEALNDSALLVQAMTFGNYGKESYFGSYYTRNIVTGENELSGEFFENSFDSKGKKGKKITLIKAPYLDGLKQIASELERAFKEIRKITFTIEDGSLWVIDQFEASDKSTQAEMKTLLDLHSEGVIEDNYLIHALKPGRFAEILHPVLDKEAAKDVPYVQGGIAGAMGAAVGKVYFSTDELLKEYKMAQQRNQPLDFILVMPSTYAEDVKAIEVARGVLTKEGGYASHAPVVARSLGKVAMVFPEMEFRKDHIVINGQKFKEGDEISLDVPSYDTPKIYFSKLALIEPSINDCGILEFLEIIQKHIGDFDIHANADQPKDAELAKLFKADGIGLCRTEHMFFNEKRIPIFRTLIIADSVEERLKALDLLRPMQVDDFYNLFKIMEGHPVTIRLLDAPLHEFLPHTRQSMLDFIDFAKKQNPKLTEEEIRQRCDMLGEENPMLGHRGVRVAITYPEIYNMQVSAIFEAAYRLQKEGVDVVPEIMIPIIMDANEVRAVRFGKKIEGTEIIGINEIEKQVRDTLGARAIEYRVGVMIELPAAVLNADKIAKYADFFSFGTNDLTQTTNGLSRDDFNSFFTNYNEFDLLEKNPFKVLGKQVKEMVSIAAERGRLTRPDITMGICGEHGAEPANLPFIRSCGLNYASCSPYGIPIAKLALAQMNVDPAPGQRSAFNG is encoded by the coding sequence ATGAACGAAATTTATTCTTTCAGTAGTGAAGAGTATACAAATGATCCCGACATGATTGAAACCATGGGCATCCGCGGAAAGAGAATCATGGATCTGGCGAGGCTGGGCGTTCCGACATTGCCCGGATTCATTCTCAGCAACGAGTTTCTGGCGACAGAAGAGGACTCCCCGAAAGAACATGCCGCTAATATTAAGCAGGCTGTTAATAAAATGGGAAAACTTCTGGACAAAAAATTCGGAGATCCGCAGAATCCGCTTCTGATTAAAATGGTGGTCAGTCCTATGCTGAATATGGTTTATACTGTATTCAGCCTGCACAATATCGGGCTTTGCGATACGACAATTGACGGGTTTGCTGCCTATGTCGGCGAAAGTTTTGCCTATCACGAATACAGAAATGTTATATCGAGAATAATCGAACTGGATCTAAAGAGCACCACGGAAGAGGATAGAAAGAAGACTCTCGAGACTCTTCTGGGTAAAGTGCAGAAGGCGAAAGCCGTTACGAAAATCAAACAGATAATCGAAGAGGCTAAAGAGTATTATCCCCTCGATATTTTTACCGATGCCTGGAAACAGATTGAATTTGCGGAAAACCTTTACAAACGGTTTTTTGAGGGAAATGAAGCACTAAACGATTCAGCATTGCTGGTACAGGCTATGACTTTCGGTAACTACGGTAAGGAAAGTTACTTCGGAAGCTATTACACCAGAAATATCGTTACCGGTGAGAACGAGCTTTCCGGGGAGTTCTTTGAAAACTCCTTCGATTCGAAAGGCAAGAAAGGAAAGAAGATCACTCTGATCAAAGCACCCTATCTGGATGGTTTGAAACAGATCGCTTCGGAACTGGAGAGAGCTTTCAAGGAAATCCGGAAAATAACTTTTACGATTGAAGATGGAAGTCTCTGGGTTATCGACCAGTTCGAGGCTTCTGATAAATCGACACAGGCCGAGATGAAGACTCTCCTCGATCTGCACAGCGAGGGTGTTATTGAAGATAATTATCTGATTCACGCGCTGAAGCCGGGGCGTTTTGCCGAAATCCTTCATCCTGTACTGGATAAGGAAGCCGCTAAAGATGTTCCTTATGTTCAGGGCGGAATAGCCGGGGCTATGGGAGCGGCTGTGGGAAAAGTATACTTTTCCACTGATGAGCTCCTGAAAGAGTATAAAATGGCCCAGCAGAGGAATCAGCCTCTCGACTTTATACTGGTTATGCCTTCTACTTATGCCGAAGACGTTAAAGCCATCGAAGTGGCAAGGGGCGTTCTGACAAAAGAGGGCGGATACGCCTCTCATGCGCCTGTTGTTGCCAGAAGTCTGGGAAAAGTGGCCATGGTTTTTCCTGAAATGGAATTCAGGAAAGATCACATAGTGATCAACGGACAGAAGTTTAAAGAAGGCGATGAAATCTCTCTCGATGTGCCTTCATACGATACGCCGAAGATTTACTTCAGCAAACTGGCTCTTATTGAGCCGAGTATCAATGATTGCGGTATTCTCGAGTTTCTGGAAATAATACAAAAACATATTGGTGACTTTGATATTCATGCCAACGCCGATCAGCCCAAAGATGCCGAACTGGCCAAGCTTTTCAAAGCTGATGGTATCGGTCTGTGCCGTACGGAACATATGTTTTTCAATGAAAAGCGAATTCCCATATTCCGGACTTTGATAATAGCCGATTCCGTTGAGGAACGTCTGAAAGCTCTCGATCTGCTCAGACCAATGCAGGTCGATGACTTCTATAACCTCTTTAAAATCATGGAAGGCCATCCCGTAACCATCAGGCTGCTCGATGCTCCGCTCCATGAGTTCCTGCCTCACACGAGACAAAGTATGCTTGATTTTATCGATTTTGCCAAAAAGCAGAATCCGAAATTGACTGAAGAGGAGATCCGACAGCGGTGCGATATGCTCGGCGAGGAAAACCCCATGCTCGGTCATCGCGGCGTCCGTGTCGCCATCACTTATCCGGAAATCTACAATATGCAGGTTTCGGCTATTTTTGAAGCGGCTTACAGGCTTCAGAAAGAAGGAGTTGATGTCGTTCCGGAAATTATGATTCCCATCATTATGGATGCCAATGAAGTCCGGGCTGTCCGCTTCGGCAAAAAAATCGAAGGCACGGAAATTATCGGTATCAATGAAATTGAGAAACAGGTTCGCGATACTCTCGGAGCCCGCGCCATCGAATATCGCGTCGGTGTTATGATTGAGTTGCCGGCTGCGGTTCTCAATGCGGACAAGATTGCCAAATATGCCGATTTTTTCAGTTTCGGAACCAATGACTTAACCCAGACGACCAACGGGCTTTCCAGAGATGACTTTAACTCTTTCTTTACAAATTACAACGAGTTTGACCTGCTGGAGAAAAATCCCTTTAAGGTTCTGGGTAAACAGGTTAAGGAAATGGTTTCCATCGCTGCGGAAAGAGGGCGCCTGACGAGACCGGATATTACAATGGGTATTTGCGGTGAGCACGGCGCAGAGCCTGCCAACCTGCCATTTATCCGATCTTGCGGACTAAATTATGCGTCCTGTTCTCCCTATGGCATTCCCATAGCGAAACTGGCTCTCGCGCAGATGAATGTTGATCCCGCGCCGGGTCAGCGCAGCGCATTTAACGGTTGA
- a CDS encoding AAA family ATPase — translation MVINENVERKIIPVAGGKGGVGKSFLSTSISLSLATMGKRIILIDLDLGGSNIHTWLGLKNSNPGIGEFLNSKSVLLSDLVVDTPYNNLQYIPGDVMRFDMANITFAQKKKIMKAILQLDADYIVIDLGAGSNHNVIDFFLISNSGFMVITPETTSIMNTYNFTRNMVFRFLQRLFSTDKEVMKYLKQVVKHNIPGDPQSVDSLISGIAEFDGAAAEKARNYLSILTPGIIINMAEEPDDIHMIHALRSLIEKNLNVQLECLGMIFYDKDVKTSLKERVPHLVENSESITASQIFRIAQKIALSENFPEMPYDHTAFDSTFDITEIEAENDFEILKSQGFSSEDYDVEKLLELIRKQREMIHELQGTISMLSSPGSGAGFTF, via the coding sequence ATGGTTATCAACGAAAATGTGGAGCGCAAGATAATTCCCGTCGCGGGAGGGAAAGGCGGAGTGGGAAAATCCTTTCTCAGTACAAGTATCTCACTCTCTCTGGCGACGATGGGAAAAAGGATCATTCTTATAGACCTGGATCTGGGAGGATCGAATATCCATACATGGCTGGGGCTGAAAAACTCCAACCCCGGAATCGGAGAATTCCTCAACAGCAAATCGGTTCTCCTGAGCGATCTGGTTGTCGATACGCCCTATAACAATCTTCAGTATATTCCCGGCGATGTCATGCGTTTTGATATGGCCAACATTACATTCGCCCAGAAGAAAAAGATCATGAAAGCCATACTTCAGCTCGATGCCGACTATATCGTCATTGATCTCGGTGCCGGGAGCAATCACAACGTCATCGACTTTTTCCTCATTTCCAATTCGGGTTTCATGGTGATAACCCCTGAAACGACATCCATCATGAATACCTATAATTTTACAAGAAATATGGTGTTCCGTTTTCTTCAGCGTCTCTTTTCTACGGACAAAGAGGTTATGAAGTACCTGAAGCAGGTTGTGAAACACAATATTCCCGGAGATCCCCAGAGCGTTGATTCCCTCATATCAGGCATTGCCGAATTCGACGGAGCCGCAGCGGAAAAAGCGAGAAACTACCTCTCCATTCTGACACCGGGAATTATAATCAATATGGCGGAGGAGCCGGATGATATTCATATGATCCATGCCCTGCGCAGCCTTATAGAGAAGAACCTCAATGTGCAACTGGAATGCCTGGGCATGATCTTCTACGACAAAGATGTCAAGACGTCATTGAAGGAAAGAGTCCCCCACCTGGTGGAAAACAGCGAATCCATAACGGCGTCCCAGATTTTCCGGATTGCCCAGAAAATCGCCCTTTCGGAAAATTTCCCCGAAATGCCCTATGATCACACGGCTTTCGACAGCACTTTCGATATCACCGAAATTGAAGCGGAAAATGATTTTGAGATTCTGAAAAGCCAGGGATTTTCCAGCGAGGATTATGACGTGGAAAAGCTTCTGGAACTGATAAGAAAACAGAGAGAGATGATTCACGAGCTTCAGGGGACGATCAGCATGCTGTCGAGCCCCGGAAGCGGCGCGGGATTCACTTTTTAA
- the cfpA gene encoding cytoplasmic filament protein CfpA, producing the protein MAGDLPRSPNVFHPTKPSAVGSRNSLAQEGREQNEEFDRLISEESEKVLKEVTTKLPPEVLKELDVMGGLKQKVYNYYNQNYQNMFNRYIVTTEDEMVKKIRNFVDKEETKALARYTPKEIAELLDQVGGADKFNTGEIEKSMINMYGHLQGHMQRGMNDLENETNSLLRQKTDVGAFIRGENAYSIVKCAFKDNPIKPKTITDVKLSVNILDSELISPIFQYQASVEYIIKDQISKTIIDMIDKEVEVFQDQLVDEGKEELADSELMFERIKRVPDFTDDEKENADSRRYTFMAKELVDKIEGLRAEIPKDEFDSQNIRENIKKIVDIENIRNRGFNTAVNNITAILDTSKMGYQYIENLKNARELIIREYEDTNGDVLPDERYQITLKYYDHSQLVKLRENYDRQMEEFRKEVVHIWDVAEVVYQGKKKWGQITDFDDLALKVKPKLTKVLKDKGIHNTHAETLYEEEVKLWNEILFLKADDTEVEKLNQTYLHEKELLKKMLRRSRSKVSETFGYENPKTRVVMDQRIDFLENEFESFDYAINPYHVQPGLVLDVDITSIKRKKFTLNLMANVLNEFLNGVSKGFQDAAFASFKRRRSTVREDINQSFASDPGASEVAQSSYAMDQLKAKGASADEAKGKADVTPKRRSKKINMDELSEL; encoded by the coding sequence ATGGCAGGAGATCTTCCTAGAAGTCCAAATGTATTTCACCCAACTAAACCTTCAGCTGTAGGTTCTAGAAACAGTCTTGCTCAGGAAGGACGTGAGCAAAATGAAGAATTCGATCGGTTAATATCCGAAGAATCTGAAAAAGTCCTCAAGGAAGTAACCACGAAGTTGCCTCCTGAAGTTCTGAAAGAACTGGATGTTATGGGTGGTTTGAAACAGAAAGTTTACAACTACTACAACCAGAACTACCAGAACATGTTCAACCGTTACATCGTCACAACTGAAGATGAAATGGTTAAAAAAATCAGGAACTTTGTCGACAAAGAGGAAACGAAAGCTCTGGCGCGGTATACGCCGAAAGAGATCGCGGAACTCCTCGACCAGGTCGGTGGTGCTGATAAATTCAATACCGGAGAAATCGAGAAATCGATGATCAACATGTATGGTCACCTTCAGGGACACATGCAGAGAGGTATGAATGACCTCGAGAACGAGACTAACTCGCTTCTCAGACAGAAAACCGATGTAGGAGCTTTCATCAGAGGTGAAAACGCTTACTCCATCGTAAAATGTGCTTTCAAAGACAACCCCATCAAACCCAAGACAATCACTGATGTGAAACTGTCTGTCAATATCCTGGATTCGGAGCTTATCTCTCCGATCTTCCAGTATCAGGCTTCCGTAGAGTACATCATCAAAGATCAGATTTCCAAAACGATCATCGATATGATCGACAAGGAAGTTGAAGTCTTCCAGGACCAGCTCGTCGATGAAGGAAAAGAAGAGCTTGCCGATTCCGAACTGATGTTCGAAAGAATCAAGCGTGTTCCCGATTTCACTGATGATGAAAAAGAGAACGCCGATTCCAGAAGATACACTTTCATGGCAAAAGAGCTTGTTGATAAGATCGAAGGCCTGAGAGCGGAAATACCCAAAGATGAATTCGATTCTCAGAACATCAGAGAGAACATCAAGAAAATCGTTGATATCGAAAACATCAGAAACAGAGGTTTCAATACTGCTGTTAACAACATTACGGCTATTCTCGACACCAGTAAAATGGGTTATCAGTACATCGAGAACCTGAAAAACGCCAGAGAGCTCATAATCAGAGAGTATGAAGATACCAACGGTGATGTGCTTCCCGATGAGCGCTATCAGATCACTCTGAAATACTACGATCACAGCCAGCTTGTTAAACTGAGAGAAAACTACGACAGACAGATGGAAGAGTTCAGAAAAGAAGTCGTTCATATCTGGGATGTTGCTGAAGTTGTGTACCAGGGTAAGAAGAAATGGGGACAGATCACTGATTTCGATGACCTGGCGCTTAAAGTAAAACCCAAACTGACCAAAGTACTGAAGGACAAAGGTATTCACAATACTCATGCTGAAACTCTTTACGAAGAGGAAGTCAAGCTCTGGAACGAAATCCTTTTCCTCAAGGCGGATGATACGGAAGTTGAAAAACTCAACCAGACTTATCTGCACGAGAAAGAGCTTCTCAAAAAAATGCTCAGAAGATCCAGAAGCAAAGTCAGCGAAACTTTCGGTTATGAAAACCCCAAAACAAGAGTGGTTATGGATCAGAGAATCGACTTTCTTGAAAATGAATTCGAATCTTTCGACTACGCCATCAACCCCTATCACGTACAGCCCGGTCTTGTTCTCGATGTTGACATCACAAGTATCAAGAGAAAGAAATTCACTCTTAACCTGATGGCCAACGTTCTGAACGAATTCCTTAACGGTGTTTCCAAAGGTTTCCAGGATGCGGCATTCGCTTCCTTCAAACGGAGAAGATCGACAGTTCGTGAAGATATTAATCAGAGTTTTGCTTCTGATCCCGGAGCTTCCGAAGTGGCTCAGAGCAGCTATGCCATGGACCAGCTTAAAGCTAAAGGTGCATCTGCCGATGAAGCTAAGGGCAAAGCGGATGTGACTCCCAAGAGACGCAGCAAAAAAATCAATATGGATGAATTAAGCGAGCTTTAA
- a CDS encoding transposase codes for MEPKFRIKDLFSAYSDQELPMEGGYIITSFFDQNSSYTRYEVIAYNNVKDIYATEEGIVFKADGKKIYILVEPVSYTHKQIEPCYRDDAHKIPYRFKELDEHRTKRQDRIYIAKEPVETYTAFTVLNETGMNNSYVCYPVEDIADLMEKFFQKALNQNSNVPRADAKTVSVTIKALFKKLQLPVY; via the coding sequence ATGGAACCGAAATTCAGAATTAAAGATTTGTTCAGTGCATACAGCGATCAGGAACTGCCCATGGAAGGCGGTTATATCATCACCTCATTTTTTGATCAGAACTCAAGTTACACCAGATACGAAGTCATCGCATACAATAATGTTAAAGATATCTATGCTACCGAGGAGGGTATAGTCTTTAAAGCTGACGGTAAGAAAATTTATATTCTTGTGGAACCTGTGAGCTACACCCATAAGCAGATCGAACCCTGCTACCGCGACGACGCTCATAAAATACCCTATCGCTTTAAAGAGCTCGATGAACACAGGACCAAACGACAGGACAGGATCTACATTGCTAAGGAACCGGTCGAGACCTATACGGCTTTTACCGTCCTCAATGAAACGGGAATGAACAACTCTTATGTCTGTTATCCTGTGGAGGATATTGCCGATCTTATGGAGAAATTTTTCCAGAAGGCTCTTAACCAGAATTCCAATGTACCGCGTGCCGATGCCAAAACGGTCAGCGTGACAATTAAAGCTCTCTTTAAAAAATTACAGCTGCCTGTTTATTAA
- a CDS encoding DnaJ domain-containing protein produces the protein MEQKESLRVLGLSETSTLQDLSTVFRKLVKKYHPDLNRDREEWSTRQMHQLNEAYDAAFTYLSIPVAERIISSAIKSRPEPQQPQHNYRRKRDPQFSRTLETALQYMYSAMETYYQYGLDKIALRREGTRRSRYSSVIRKVKKGFQLLKPLAGSPMTAGEEEELEITVNFFRYFYKNIHIFSIRPADSTAYERKAFRHFTHGSDLIDRIIKEIMFIDFVEPFRRGRLSENIKLAEAELNTIIIDYSEALCLREAEIKKELLYTFLDLTDLQDDGRIAFY, from the coding sequence ATGGAACAGAAAGAATCGCTCAGGGTCCTGGGACTCTCGGAAACGTCAACACTGCAGGATCTCTCAACGGTTTTCAGAAAACTGGTCAAAAAATACCATCCGGACCTGAACAGGGACAGAGAGGAATGGTCCACCCGGCAGATGCATCAGCTCAACGAGGCTTATGATGCCGCTTTTACCTATCTGTCCATTCCTGTAGCGGAAAGGATCATTTCCTCTGCCATAAAATCGAGACCGGAGCCGCAGCAACCGCAACACAACTATCGGCGCAAACGCGACCCGCAATTCAGCAGAACGCTGGAAACAGCGCTTCAGTACATGTATTCAGCCATGGAAACCTACTACCAGTACGGTCTGGACAAGATCGCTCTGAGGCGCGAGGGAACGCGGAGGAGCCGGTACAGCTCAGTTATCAGAAAAGTAAAAAAAGGATTTCAACTGCTAAAGCCTCTGGCCGGATCGCCCATGACTGCCGGAGAAGAGGAAGAGCTCGAAATCACAGTAAATTTTTTCCGTTATTTCTACAAAAACATCCATATATTCTCCATTCGCCCGGCCGACAGTACGGCCTATGAACGGAAAGCTTTCCGCCATTTCACCCACGGTTCGGACCTGATTGACAGAATTATAAAAGAAATCATGTTTATCGATTTCGTGGAACCATTCAGAAGAGGGAGACTGAGCGAAAATATCAAACTGGCCGAAGCGGAGCTGAACACAATCATCATTGACTATTCAGAGGCTCTCTGCCTGAGAGAAGCGGAAATAAAGAAAGAGCTTCTCTATACGTTCCTGGACCTCACAGATCTTCAGGACGACGGACGCATCGCTTTTTACTGA
- a CDS encoding adenylate/guanylate cyclase domain-containing protein yields the protein MQKEIEEYYLPKQLIDAISDIGAIPRKSEERIIGIGFLDISDYSYLAKFLSAQENQTILNGLYSAFNWVLKKHGGYLNKIEGDSLMFHYGGPIDPKAKNMTEDEQRHYVARELFYTSVEMQRVCTLFNHANDNFLLNSFDQSTRTDIEMAYKLIKAMRNSNDLSATFNALFQIRIRIGCNVGSVMIGNFGPEGAKHWDVIGHPVIEAKRMESSAPVGGLRITRQMYEILKEEGVTRIYLERFRREAGALFGAYKNITEDELFKESKVYLKDKKNVSFNTYSVQVNPGLPEDIHNQMSLLLQKGEAGADRILEMFTYYRGNRFIINKAEELFDSLHINIRKNNLLRLLIPEKFKAFLTNLGGDEEIAAEKINRDYSLFRVFEVLGALQDKIKENEINEEKMFVYKNYDEYIQREKEWILAHFNNKIGSVKQSTYFYDVIFPLIFKNIKSSILEYQQRMDDIEDIEEL from the coding sequence TTGCAGAAAGAAATTGAAGAGTATTATCTCCCCAAGCAGCTGATCGATGCCATTTCTGATATCGGTGCCATTCCACGCAAGTCCGAGGAGCGGATCATCGGCATCGGCTTCCTGGATATTTCCGATTATTCCTATCTGGCAAAATTCCTGAGCGCCCAGGAAAACCAGACCATTCTCAACGGTTTGTATTCGGCTTTCAACTGGGTGCTGAAAAAACACGGCGGGTATCTGAATAAAATTGAAGGCGACAGCCTTATGTTCCACTACGGCGGCCCTATCGATCCCAAAGCAAAAAATATGACGGAAGATGAGCAGCGGCACTATGTTGCCCGCGAGCTGTTCTATACGTCAGTTGAGATGCAGCGGGTCTGTACCCTGTTCAATCATGCCAATGACAATTTCCTTCTCAACTCCTTTGATCAGAGTACCAGAACGGATATTGAGATGGCTTACAAATTGATCAAAGCCATGAGGAACAGCAACGATTTATCGGCGACCTTCAATGCCCTTTTTCAGATCCGCATTCGCATCGGTTGTAATGTCGGCAGTGTTATGATCGGCAATTTCGGTCCTGAAGGGGCCAAACACTGGGATGTTATCGGTCATCCCGTCATCGAGGCCAAGCGCATGGAGTCTTCCGCTCCGGTCGGCGGACTGCGTATTACCAGACAAATGTACGAGATCCTCAAAGAGGAAGGGGTTACCCGGATTTATCTGGAGCGTTTCCGCCGGGAAGCGGGTGCTCTTTTCGGGGCCTATAAAAATATTACGGAAGATGAGCTTTTCAAGGAAAGCAAGGTTTATCTCAAAGATAAAAAGAATGTTTCCTTCAATACATACAGCGTCCAGGTCAATCCGGGGCTGCCTGAGGATATTCATAACCAGATGTCTCTTCTTCTACAGAAAGGCGAGGCGGGGGCGGACCGCATCCTCGAAATGTTCACCTATTACAGGGGAAACCGCTTTATCATCAACAAAGCGGAAGAGCTGTTTGATTCTCTTCATATCAATATCAGAAAGAACAATCTGCTCAGGCTTCTTATCCCGGAGAAATTCAAGGCGTTTCTCACGAATCTTGGGGGAGATGAAGAGATCGCGGCGGAAAAAATAAACAGAGACTATTCTCTCTTCCGGGTCTTCGAGGTGCTGGGGGCTTTACAGGACAAAATTAAGGAAAACGAGATAAACGAAGAAAAAATGTTCGTTTATAAAAATTATGATGAATATATCCAAAGGGAAAAAGAGTGGATTCTGGCTCACTTCAATAACAAAATCGGATCGGTCAAGCAGTCAACCTATTTTTACGATGTGATCTTCCCCCTCATCTTCAAGAACATCAAGTCCAGTATCCTCGAATATCAACAACGAATGGATGATATCGAGGACATCGAGGAATTGTGA
- a CDS encoding thioesterase family protein, which translates to MAQFHNIKVGDRYLRQYKLTSKDTPANYGDGNLRDLFSTGSLSTMMLHAATQVIDQNLPDGVVSIGSMLQINHEEPTLIGMMVTVEATVKQIENNKILVAIKAYDEVGSISHGLNERKVIDLQSLMSLAEKRAEIVGRSV; encoded by the coding sequence ATGGCACAATTTCACAACATAAAAGTGGGAGACCGGTACCTGCGCCAATACAAACTGACTTCTAAAGATACTCCGGCGAATTACGGTGATGGAAACCTCAGGGATCTCTTCTCAACAGGAAGTCTGTCCACAATGATGCTTCACGCCGCCACTCAGGTTATCGATCAGAATCTGCCGGACGGCGTTGTCAGCATCGGTTCCATGCTTCAGATCAACCACGAAGAACCGACGCTGATCGGCATGATGGTTACGGTGGAAGCCACAGTCAAGCAGATCGAAAACAACAAGATTCTCGTTGCGATAAAAGCCTACGACGAAGTGGGAAGCATTTCCCACGGACTGAATGAACGGAAAGTTATCGATTTGCAGTCGCTTATGTCATTAGCTGAAAAACGGGCTGAAATCGTAGGGCGATCGGTTTAA